The following proteins are encoded in a genomic region of Vicinamibacterales bacterium:
- a CDS encoding polysaccharide deacetylase family protein produces the protein MFFLIALGVGVVFLAHTAPFPFLLEAFAPSKSLWRVRDAKGPGTPATVYLTFDDGPNPTATPALLDVLREHQATATFFLIDEHLTDATAPIVRRMFEDGHAVALHSNSRALMMKTPEDLAALLTGYADRIEQLAGSRPCRLFRPHAGWRSGSMYEGLDLSEHRLVGWSWGLWDWNWFRAREASGLAARLAKRASHGDIIVMHDGHHVDPRADRRYAVEATRQLVPALRQRGYEFGRLCVPAA, from the coding sequence ATGTTCTTTCTCATCGCGCTCGGCGTCGGCGTCGTGTTCCTGGCGCACACCGCGCCGTTCCCCTTCCTGCTCGAAGCGTTCGCCCCGTCCAAGTCGCTCTGGCGCGTGCGGGACGCGAAGGGACCCGGGACGCCGGCCACGGTGTATCTCACCTTCGACGACGGGCCGAATCCGACGGCGACGCCGGCCCTGCTCGACGTGCTGCGCGAGCACCAGGCGACGGCGACCTTCTTCCTGATCGACGAACACCTGACCGACGCCACCGCGCCGATCGTGCGGCGGATGTTCGAGGACGGCCACGCCGTGGCGCTGCACTCGAACAGCCGGGCGCTGATGATGAAGACGCCGGAGGATCTCGCCGCCCTGTTGACCGGCTACGCCGACCGCATCGAGCAGCTGGCCGGGTCGCGCCCGTGCCGCCTCTTCCGCCCCCACGCCGGCTGGCGCAGCGGCTCGATGTACGAGGGACTGGACCTGAGCGAGCACCGGCTGGTCGGCTGGAGCTGGGGGTTGTGGGACTGGAACTGGTTCCGGGCGCGTGAGGCGAGCGGGCTGGCGGCGCGGCTGGCGAAGCGGGCGTCGCACGGCGACATCATCGTGATGCACGACGGGCATCACGTGGATCCCCGGGCGGACCGCCGCTACGCGGTCGAGGCCACGCGTCAGCTGGTGCCGGCGCTGCGGCAGCGCGGCTACGAGTTCGGCCGGCTGTGCGTGCCGGCGGCGTAG
- a CDS encoding arylesterase, whose product MIARQIVVLGDSLAVSPSRSQSFPAVLQGRLDRTHPGWTIRNESVSGDTTAGGVRRLDAALTGETRILILELGANDGLRGLEIAAIERNLAAIIERAHARGIRVLLCGMETPPLNGWNYSVEFHRVFPRLAARYAVPLVPFLLDGVALNPELNGDDAIHPNAAGARLIADTVWPYLEPLLATAAVR is encoded by the coding sequence GTGATTGCGCGGCAGATCGTCGTGCTCGGCGACAGCCTGGCGGTGTCGCCATCGCGCTCGCAGAGCTTTCCGGCGGTCTTGCAGGGACGCCTCGACCGCACGCATCCGGGCTGGACGATCCGCAACGAGAGCGTCAGCGGCGACACCACCGCGGGCGGCGTCCGCCGACTCGACGCCGCGCTCACCGGCGAGACGCGGATCCTGATCCTCGAGCTCGGCGCGAACGACGGGCTGCGCGGCCTGGAGATCGCGGCGATCGAGCGCAATCTCGCCGCCATCATCGAGCGCGCGCACGCGCGCGGCATCCGCGTGCTGCTCTGCGGAATGGAGACGCCGCCGTTGAACGGCTGGAACTACTCGGTGGAGTTCCACCGCGTGTTCCCGCGCCTCGCCGCGCGCTACGCCGTTCCGCTGGTGCCGTTCCTGCTCGACGGGGTGGCGCTGAATCCTGAGTTGAACGGCGATGATGCGATCCATCCGAATGCCGCCGGCGCGCGGCTGATTGCCGACACGGTGTGGCCCTACCTCGAGCCGCTCCTCGCGACGGCGGCCGTGCGATGA